Proteins encoded by one window of uncultured Draconibacterium sp.:
- a CDS encoding DUF5916 domain-containing protein produces the protein MKNLICYITINLFLLFSSLVLNAQDEVGIKQLTGEIEFDGLVNEPTWKVSQQLPLTMHFPVFNNPPSEKSEVYFTFDNDYLWVGAILYYNDVNDIVSTSKKRDEESENSDAFGILLDSYDDNENALAFFTMPSGLKIDYSVSNDGEGGGPGPGMSAKNYTWNSYWDVKTTITDEAWHVEMRIPFSSLRFQSRNNITKMGLIVNRNISHLNEINTYPPIDTKYGRDANTRPSRAKTIVFEDINPRNPVYISPYILGGTTRMNEVNEDETEYVKSDDPEFTGGLDLKYNLNNNLTLDFTVNTDFAQVEADDEQVNLTRYSLFFPEKRLFFQERSGIFSYELGRAQDLFYSRNIGIAQGEPVTIYGGVRMVGRVGKWDVGFLDMNTADFEETPSENFGVVRLRRQVINENSYVGGMMTTRLGFDGSYNIAYGFDGIFKYTDVDYLIVKLAQSQDKSIKSEVFSMDPTFFSLELQRRAEAGFLYEGKYAYWGENFDPKSGFIFINNIHDVRASVGYGWIADEKSPIFKYSFEGDFSIKSRMEDGKIENMELAPQFKMDLKNGIGLFLMPGFNKEGVPFDFNLPGGIVVEEGDYSFWAFRSHFNTPRTKKIVANLSLDGGGFYDGNQYSVELETDFNISSSFQLSAFYKFDKVQFDETNQEFTNNLARLKATYMLNTKLSMSAYMQYNELENIIISNFRLRYNPRDGNDLYLVLNDSRFADKTDLTPTPPGFLSQTILLKYTHTFRL, from the coding sequence ATGAAAAATCTAATCTGCTACATTACGATTAACCTCTTCCTTCTATTTAGTTCACTTGTTTTGAATGCACAAGACGAAGTAGGCATTAAACAGCTTACAGGTGAAATTGAGTTTGACGGGCTGGTAAATGAACCGACATGGAAAGTAAGCCAGCAACTTCCACTTACCATGCATTTCCCGGTATTCAACAATCCACCGTCAGAAAAAAGCGAAGTATATTTTACATTTGACAATGATTATTTGTGGGTAGGGGCAATTTTGTATTATAACGATGTAAACGACATTGTTTCCACCAGTAAAAAAAGAGATGAAGAATCGGAGAACTCAGATGCTTTTGGGATTTTACTCGACTCCTACGACGACAATGAAAATGCACTGGCCTTTTTTACCATGCCATCGGGATTAAAAATTGACTATTCCGTTTCGAATGACGGCGAAGGTGGTGGCCCCGGCCCGGGAATGAGTGCAAAAAATTATACATGGAACTCTTACTGGGATGTAAAAACCACGATCACAGATGAAGCCTGGCATGTTGAAATGCGTATCCCTTTTTCCAGCTTACGCTTTCAAAGTAGAAACAACATCACTAAAATGGGATTGATCGTCAACCGCAATATCAGTCACCTCAATGAAATTAACACTTACCCACCTATTGACACAAAATATGGTCGCGATGCCAACACCCGCCCATCGCGGGCAAAAACAATTGTTTTTGAAGATATCAATCCCAGAAACCCGGTTTACATTTCGCCATATATTTTGGGCGGAACTACCCGCATGAACGAAGTAAATGAAGATGAAACCGAGTACGTAAAATCAGATGATCCTGAATTCACCGGAGGATTAGATTTAAAATATAACCTCAATAATAACCTGACACTTGATTTTACGGTAAATACCGATTTTGCCCAGGTTGAAGCAGATGATGAACAAGTTAACCTAACGCGTTACTCGTTGTTTTTCCCTGAAAAGAGGCTATTCTTTCAGGAACGCTCGGGAATATTCAGTTATGAACTGGGAAGAGCTCAAGACCTGTTTTACAGTCGAAATATTGGAATTGCACAAGGCGAACCTGTAACTATTTACGGCGGAGTGCGGATGGTTGGAAGAGTTGGCAAATGGGATGTTGGTTTCCTTGATATGAACACGGCCGACTTTGAAGAAACGCCGTCTGAAAACTTTGGAGTTGTCCGATTACGCAGACAGGTTATTAACGAAAACTCGTATGTAGGAGGAATGATGACAACCCGTCTTGGATTCGACGGCAGCTACAATATCGCTTATGGGTTCGATGGAATTTTTAAATATACTGATGTTGATTACCTTATCGTTAAGCTGGCACAATCACAGGATAAATCAATTAAATCGGAAGTATTCTCCATGGACCCGACTTTTTTCTCTTTAGAACTTCAGCGGCGTGCAGAAGCAGGATTTCTATACGAAGGAAAATATGCTTACTGGGGAGAAAATTTTGATCCAAAATCAGGTTTCATTTTCATTAACAATATTCATGATGTAAGAGCCAGCGTGGGCTATGGCTGGATAGCCGATGAAAAATCGCCGATTTTCAAATATTCCTTCGAAGGAGATTTCAGTATCAAAAGTAGAATGGAAGACGGCAAAATCGAAAATATGGAATTGGCACCTCAATTTAAAATGGATCTGAAAAATGGAATCGGCCTATTCCTGATGCCGGGTTTTAACAAGGAAGGCGTACCATTTGATTTCAATTTACCAGGCGGGATTGTAGTTGAAGAAGGCGACTATTCGTTCTGGGCATTTCGCTCGCATTTTAACACACCGCGTACAAAAAAGATTGTCGCTAATCTCAGTCTCGACGGAGGCGGATTTTACGATGGCAACCAGTATTCTGTTGAACTGGAAACCGACTTCAACATTTCATCAAGTTTTCAACTCTCGGCCTTTTACAAATTCGACAAGGTACAATTCGATGAAACCAACCAGGAATTTACAAACAACCTGGCGCGTTTAAAAGCCACTTACATGCTGAACACCAAATTATCGATGAGCGCTTATATGCAGTATAACGAACTGGAAAACATTATCATTTCCAATTTCAGACTTCGTTATAATCCGCGCGATGGAAACGATCTTTACCTGGTACTGAACGATTCGCGATTTGCCGATAAAACGGATCTCACGCCCACTCCTCCCGGATTTCTTTCGCAAACCATATTATTAAAATATACACACACATTTAGATTATAA
- a CDS encoding DUF4405 domain-containing protein, which yields MNRIKLILNILILLVMLLLMDPRSFYGLEFHEWAGLIIGLFFILHKALNWSWIKKVTVCFFKSSPGRARLNYVLDVLLLAGMVLMILSGIAIARTIDFSWLSLGGSRMFWRVMHTSSSFITLALFGIHVGLHWKWVQLRFKFKNVKA from the coding sequence ATGAACCGAATTAAATTGATTTTAAACATTCTGATACTGTTAGTAATGTTATTATTGATGGATCCAAGGTCATTTTACGGACTGGAATTCCACGAATGGGCAGGACTGATCATTGGCTTGTTCTTCATTCTGCACAAAGCACTAAACTGGAGCTGGATAAAAAAAGTAACGGTTTGCTTTTTTAAGAGTTCTCCAGGCCGCGCACGCTTAAATTATGTGCTGGACGTATTGTTACTGGCCGGGATGGTTTTAATGATACTCAGCGGAATTGCCATTGCGCGAACCATAGATTTTTCATGGCTGAGTCTGGGAGGATCACGAATGTTTTGGCGGGTGATGCATACCAGCTCATCGTTTATAACTCTCGCGCTTTTTGGGATTCATGTGGGGCTTCACTGGAAATGGGTACAACTACGTTTTAAATTCAAAAATGTAAAGGCATGA
- a CDS encoding glycosyl hydrolase: protein MKRILFFIFLVSVFWQSCTQKEKVKSDAEERIGYSDIRNNFENPTREYGVNCWWWWLNGNVNKAAITKDLEAMKSRNFQGAMIFDAGGHNQRGNKDIPKGPLYGSDEWNELFVFALDEAKRLGLTMGFNIQSGWNLGGPRVTPEYAAKQLTFSETKVEGGKTISLKLEQPFTRDDFYKDITILAFPINENAKTDEVVTDLDYKLGFHELGGSAPDCRFLLFNDPEKDNIEGEENYTINRDEIVQLDAFLSEDGTLNWDVPEGNWNIMRIGYTCTDAEVSTSSGDWQGRVLDYMSKEAFDFYWNDVVEPIFEAAGDHVGTTLKYMETDSWECGGMNWTDKFAQEFTDYRGYDVLSYLPVVAGYIVDDVNTTNAFLADFRKTLADLVAEKHYKRFQEYAHNYNMGIQPESAGPHAGPMDGIKNYGYNDIVMSEFWAPSPHRPHDENRFFLKQASSAAHIYGVKIVGAESFTTIGPHWNDELWHDQKSSFDHEICAGLNRMYFHTFTCSPPEMGLPGQEYFAGTHVNPQVTWWNESGPFIDYMQRVQAIVQEGKFVADVLYYYGDHVPNVFPYKHSNPAGVMPGYDYDVTDETIFLQLKVKEGKVVVPGGIEYKVLVLPDHKVLSLTVLQKLEDLVSQGATVIGPKPNGAISLVGGDEAKKAFQSLSDKLWGNDNVASGSLDYGKGKVVWGVSAREYLLSQGVEPDFAVENNDSKTDFDYIHYTVGEADVYFVSNQTAEKQVLTAAFRIEGLHPELWDANTGDIRDALAFKQADGKTEVPLTLEPYESVIVVFNAEIPASRQGVAQRNYPDYKTVKAINDEWELYFDPEWGGPGKVVFPELSDWTKSNDPGIKYYSGKVKYTKTFDLDFVPENGSEYFLQLETVKDVGIAAVTVNGKYKGITWTKPFRVNVTGDLKEGENTLEITVVNSWFNRLAGDEILDGQKKYTSTNIVISNDFLGRKRPEIILEESGLIGPVTIKESIWEGE from the coding sequence ATGAAGAGAATATTGTTTTTTATTTTTTTGGTTTCCGTTTTCTGGCAGTCGTGTACTCAAAAAGAGAAAGTAAAATCGGATGCTGAAGAACGGATTGGTTACAGTGACATAAGAAACAATTTCGAAAATCCCACACGGGAATATGGAGTGAATTGCTGGTGGTGGTGGTTGAATGGCAATGTAAATAAGGCTGCTATCACTAAAGATCTGGAAGCCATGAAATCCAGGAACTTTCAGGGAGCGATGATCTTTGATGCCGGAGGACACAACCAACGAGGGAACAAAGACATTCCAAAAGGGCCATTGTACGGTTCGGATGAGTGGAACGAACTTTTTGTGTTTGCACTTGATGAGGCCAAACGGTTGGGGTTAACAATGGGCTTTAACATACAAAGTGGATGGAACCTTGGAGGACCACGTGTAACACCCGAATATGCGGCCAAACAATTGACTTTTTCCGAAACTAAAGTAGAAGGTGGGAAGACTATTTCGCTAAAATTGGAGCAGCCCTTTACCAGAGACGACTTTTATAAAGACATCACAATTCTTGCTTTTCCAATTAATGAGAATGCGAAAACTGATGAGGTGGTTACTGATCTGGATTATAAACTGGGATTTCATGAATTAGGTGGTTCTGCACCTGATTGCAGATTTTTACTTTTTAATGATCCTGAGAAAGATAATATAGAAGGTGAGGAAAATTACACCATAAATAGAGATGAAATCGTTCAACTCGATGCATTTCTTTCAGAAGATGGAACCCTGAACTGGGATGTGCCTGAAGGGAATTGGAACATTATGCGAATTGGGTATACATGCACTGATGCTGAAGTTTCCACATCGAGTGGCGACTGGCAGGGACGAGTACTGGATTACATGAGCAAAGAGGCTTTTGATTTTTACTGGAACGACGTAGTTGAACCGATTTTTGAAGCTGCCGGCGACCATGTTGGAACAACTTTGAAATATATGGAAACAGATAGTTGGGAATGTGGTGGCATGAACTGGACCGATAAGTTTGCGCAGGAATTTACCGATTACCGCGGTTACGATGTGTTGAGTTATTTGCCGGTTGTTGCCGGTTACATCGTTGATGATGTAAATACTACCAATGCTTTTTTGGCGGATTTTAGAAAAACGCTGGCCGACCTGGTTGCCGAGAAACATTATAAGCGCTTTCAGGAGTACGCACACAATTACAACATGGGAATCCAGCCCGAATCTGCGGGGCCGCACGCCGGTCCAATGGACGGCATAAAAAACTATGGTTACAACGATATCGTGATGAGTGAGTTTTGGGCGCCATCGCCACACCGTCCGCACGACGAAAACCGTTTTTTCCTGAAACAGGCTTCTTCGGCAGCGCACATTTATGGCGTTAAAATAGTTGGTGCCGAGAGTTTTACTACTATTGGTCCACATTGGAACGATGAACTTTGGCACGACCAGAAATCATCATTCGATCATGAGATTTGTGCCGGATTAAACCGCATGTATTTTCATACTTTCACCTGTTCACCACCAGAAATGGGCTTGCCCGGACAAGAATATTTCGCCGGAACACACGTAAATCCACAAGTTACCTGGTGGAACGAATCCGGGCCATTTATCGATTATATGCAACGTGTACAGGCCATTGTTCAAGAGGGGAAATTTGTGGCCGATGTACTGTATTATTACGGCGATCATGTGCCTAATGTTTTTCCATACAAACATTCAAATCCGGCAGGTGTGATGCCCGGTTACGATTATGATGTAACCGATGAAACAATTTTCCTGCAGTTAAAGGTGAAAGAGGGAAAAGTGGTTGTTCCCGGAGGAATTGAATACAAAGTATTGGTTTTACCCGATCATAAAGTATTGTCGCTTACAGTGCTTCAAAAACTTGAGGATCTTGTAAGTCAGGGAGCTACGGTGATTGGGCCAAAACCAAATGGAGCAATCAGTTTGGTTGGAGGAGATGAGGCCAAGAAGGCATTTCAATCACTTTCCGACAAATTGTGGGGTAACGATAATGTTGCTTCCGGTTCGCTCGATTATGGCAAAGGTAAAGTTGTTTGGGGAGTAAGTGCCCGCGAATATTTGCTTTCTCAGGGTGTTGAACCGGATTTTGCGGTTGAAAACAACGATAGTAAGACTGACTTTGACTACATTCATTATACCGTTGGAGAAGCCGATGTTTATTTTGTTTCGAATCAAACGGCGGAGAAACAAGTTCTAACAGCGGCATTTCGCATAGAGGGATTGCATCCTGAGCTTTGGGATGCCAACACCGGCGATATTCGTGATGCCTTAGCATTTAAGCAGGCTGATGGCAAAACAGAGGTGCCGTTAACATTGGAACCTTACGAGTCGGTTATAGTCGTTTTTAATGCTGAAATACCTGCGAGCAGGCAAGGTGTTGCTCAACGAAATTATCCCGATTATAAAACGGTTAAAGCTATCAATGATGAATGGGAACTTTATTTTGATCCGGAGTGGGGCGGACCCGGGAAAGTTGTGTTCCCTGAATTGTCGGATTGGACTAAAAGCAATGATCCGGGAATAAAATATTACTCAGGTAAAGTGAAATACACAAAAACATTCGATTTGGATTTTGTGCCGGAAAACGGAAGTGAGTATTTTCTTCAACTGGAAACGGTAAAAGATGTTGGTATTGCTGCAGTAACAGTGAACGGGAAATACAAAGGAATTACCTGGACAAAACCGTTTAGGGTGAATGTTACCGGCGATTTAAAAGAAGGGGAGAATACCCTGGAAATAACAGTTGTAAATTCCTGGTTTAACCGATTGGCCGGCGATGAGATTCTTGATGGTCAGAAAAAATACACATCAACGAACATTGTAATTTCCAATGATTTTCTTGGCCGCAAACGACCGGAAATTATTTTGGAAGAATCAGGACTTATTGGCCCGGTGACTATCAAAGAAAGTATTTGGGAAGGAGAGTAG